One segment of Apus apus isolate bApuApu2 chromosome 1, bApuApu2.pri.cur, whole genome shotgun sequence DNA contains the following:
- the LOC127386934 gene encoding histone H1.10: MSETAPAAAPAVAAPAAKAAAKKPKKAAGGSKARKPAGPSVTELITKAVSASKERKGLSLAALKKALAAGGYDVEKNNSRIKLGLKSLVSKGTLVQTKGTGASGSFRLSKKPGEVKEKAPKKRAAAAKPKKPAAKKPASAAKKPKKAAAVKKSPKKAKKPAAAAAKKATKSPKKATKAAKPKKAAAAAKSPAKAKAVKPKAAKPKAGKPKAAKAKKAAPKK, from the coding sequence ATGTCCGAGaccgctcccgccgccgctcccgctgTCGCGGCCCCCGCCGCtaaagcagcagccaaaaagCCGAAGAAGGCGGCGGGCGGCTCCAAAGCCCGCAAGCCCGCCGGCCCCAGCGTCACCGAGCTGATCACCAAGGCCGTGTCCGCCTCCAAGGAGCGCAAGGGGCTCTCCCTCGCCGCGCTGAAGAAGGCGCTGGCCGCCGGCGGCTACGATGTGGAGAAGAACAACAGCCGCATCAAGCTGGGGCTCAAGAGCCTCGTCAGCAAGGGCACCTTGGTGCAGACCAAGGGCACCGGCGCCTCCGGGTCCTTCCGGCTGAGCAagaagcctggagaagtgaaggaaaaagcCCCCAAGAAGCGGGCAGCCGCGGCCAAGCCGAAGAAGCCGGCGGCCAAGAAGCCCGCCAGCGCTGCTAAGAAGCCCAAGAAGGCGGCGGCGGTGAAGAAGAGCCCCAAGAAAGCCAAGAAGCCGGCGGCCGCAGCGGCCAAGAAAGCCACCAAGAGCCCCAAGAAGGCGACTAAGGCAGCCAAGCCCAAAAAGGCAGCGGCAGCCGCGAAGAGCCCGGCCAAGGCGAAGGCGGTGAAACCCAAAGCAGCCAAGCCCAAGGCAGGGAAGCCGAAAGCGGCCAAGGCGAAGAAGGCGGCGCCCAAGAAGTGA
- the LOC127387025 gene encoding histone H2A.J, translating to MSGRGKQGGKVRAKAKSRSSRAGLQFPVGRVHRLLRKGNYAERVGAGAPVYMAAVLEYLTAEILELAGNAARDNKKTRIIPRHLQLAIRNDEELNKLLGKVTIAQGGVLPNIQAVLLPKKTESHKAKSK from the coding sequence ATGTCTGGCCGCGGGAAGCAGGGAGGTAAAGTCCGAGCGAAAGCCAAGTCGCGCTCGTCGCGGGCCGGGCTGCAGTTCCCGGTGGGCCGCGTCCACCGGCTGCTCCGCAAAGGCAACTACGCGGAGCGGGTGGGCGCTGGAGCTCCCGTCTACATGGCGGCCGTGCTGGAGTACCTGACGGCCGAGATCCTGGAGCTGGCGGGCAACGCGGCCCGCGACAACAAGAAGACGCGCATCATCCCCCGCCACCTGCAGCTGGCCATCCGCAACGACGAGGAGCTCAACAAGCTGCTGGGCAAGGTGACCATCGCGCAAGGTGGGGTGCTGCCCAACATCCAGGCCGTGCTGCTGCCCAAGAAAACTGAGAGCCATAAGGCTAAAAGCAAATAA
- the LOC127387019 gene encoding histone H2A-IV — MSGRGKQGGKARAKAKSRSSRAGLQFPVGRVHRLLRKGNYAERVGAGAPVYLAAVLEYLTAEILELAGNAARDNKKTRIIPRHLQLAIRNDEELNKLLGKVTIAQGGVLPNIQAVLLPKKTDSHKAKAK, encoded by the coding sequence ATGTCTGGCCGCGGGAAGCAGGGCGGGAAGGCGCGGGCCAAGGCCAAGTCGCGCTCGTCGCGGGCCGGGCTGCAGTTCCCGGTGGGCCGCGTCCACCGGCTGCTCCGCAAAGGCAACTACGCGGAGCGGGTGGGCGCCGGCGCCCCGGTGTACCTGGCGGCCGTGCTGGAGTACCTGACGGCCGAGATCCTGGAGCTGGCGGGCAATGCAGCCCGCGACAACAAGAAGACGCGCATCATCCCCCGCCACCTGCAGCTGGCCATCCGCAACGACGAGGAGCTCAACAAGCTGCTGGGCAAGGTGACCATCGCGCAGGGCGGGGTGCTGCCCAACATCCAGGCCGTGCTGCTGCCCAAGAAGACTGACAGCCACAAGGCTAAAGCCAAGTAA
- the LOC127387057 gene encoding histone H2B 1/2/3/4/6 — MPEPAKSAPAPKKGSKKAVTKTQKKGDKKRKKSRKESYSIYVYKVLKQVHPDTGISSKAMGIMNSFVNDIFERIAGEASRLAHYNKRSTITSREIQTAVRLLLPGELAKHAVSEGTKAVTKYTSSK, encoded by the coding sequence ATGCCTGAGCCGGCCAAGTCCGCCCCTGCGCCCAAGAAGGGCTCCAAGAAAGCCGTCACCAAGACGCAGAAGAAGGGCGACAAGAAGCGCAAGAAGAGCCGCAAGGAGAGCTACTCGATCTACGTGTACAAGGTGCTGAAGCAGGTGCACCCGGACACGGGCATCTCGTCCAAGGCCATGGGCATCATGAACTCCTTCGTCAACGACATCTTCGAGCGCATCGCCGGCGAGGCCTCTCGCCTGGCGCACTACAACAAGCGCTCCACCATCACGTCGCGGGAGATCCAGACGGCCgtgcggctgctgctgcccggcGAGCTGGCCAAGCACGCCGTCTCCGAGGGCACCAAGGCTGTCACCAAGTACACCAGCTCCAAGTAG
- the LOC127387131 gene encoding histone H4, with amino-acid sequence MSGRGKGGKGLGKGGAKRHRKVLRDNIQGITKPAIRRLARRGGVKRISGLIYEETRGVLKVFLENVIRDAVTYTEHAKRKTVTAMDVVYALKRQGRTLYGFGG; translated from the coding sequence ATGTCTGGCAGAGGCAAGGGCGGGAAGGGGCTCGGCAAGGGGGGTGCCAAGCGCCACCGCAAGGTGCTGCGCGACAACATCCAGGGCATCACCAAGCCGGCCATCCGCCGCCTGGCTCGCCGTGGCGGCGTCAAGCGCATCTCGGGGCTCATCTACGAGGAGACGCGCGGCGTGCTGAAGGTGTTCCTGGAGAACGTGATCCGTGACGCTGTCACCTACACCGAGCACGCCAAGAGGAAGACTGTCACGGCCATGGACGTGGTCTACGCTCTGAAGCGCCAGGGACGCACCCTCTACGGCTTCGGCGGTTAA
- the LOC127387049 gene encoding histone H2B 8, whose translation MPEPAKSAPAPKKGSKKAVTKTQKKGDKKRRKTRKESYSIYVYKVLKQVHPDTGISSKAMGIMNSFVNDIFERIAGEASRLAHYNKRSTITSREIQTAVRLLLPGELAKHAVSEGTKAVTKYTSSK comes from the coding sequence ATGCCGGAGCCAGCTAAATCCGCTCCTGCTCCCAAGAAGGGCTCCAAGAAAGCCGTCACCAAGACGCAGAAGAAGGGAGACAAGAAACGTAGAAAGACTAGGAAAGAGAGCTACTCGATCTACGTGTACAAGGTGCTGAAGCAGGTGCACCCGGACACGGGCATCTCGTCCAAGGCCATGGGCATCATGAACTCCTTCGTCAATGACATCTTCGAGCGCATCGCCGGCGAGGCCTCTCGCCTGGCGCACTACAACAAGCGCTCCACCATCACGTCGCGGGAGATCCAGACGGCCgtgcggctgctgctgcccggcGAGCTGGCCAAGCACGCCGTCTCCGAGGGCACCAAGGCTGTCACCAAGTACACCAGCTCCAAGTAG